The following is a genomic window from Prevotella sp. E13-17.
ATGTGACGAATCCTGTGACGGGAGAAAAAATGCTTGACGCTAGCCAGATGAACTATCGATACGAGGTATATGACTATACTGAGGCGGCACTACGACGCAACCGTCTGAATCCTGAAGAACGTAATCTGAATACTGATGTTCAGGCAAATCCAGACGAAGAAGTATGGATTTCTAAAGATACTGCTTATATCAATGAAGAAGGTCGCATTGTCCGTGAGACGATCAACCGTCCTCTTTCGGGGCCTTGGGATTTCTTGAATACCTACATTGTTAATATATACCCTGACACCACTTGTTGGGTGAATGATTTCCCTAATGCTGACAATGAGGTGTATATGCGCAATTACTTCTCGGCACCTGCCTATAATGACTATCCTGTTGTCGGCGTAACATGGGAACAGGCTAATGCCTTCTGCGCTTGGCGTACAGAATATTTGCTGAAAGGACTGGGCGCTGCAGCCCGCTACGTGCAGCGTTATCGTCTGCCAACAGAGGCTGAGTGGGAGTTTGCAGCTCGTGGTAAAGATCAGAATGAGTTCCCCTGGCAGAACGAGGATGTGGCCAGTGGCAAAGGATGTTTCTTTGCTAATTTCAAACCCGACAACGGAAACTATACGAAAGATGGTAATTTGATTACCAGTCGTGCCGGTATCTACTCTGCCAATTCTAATGGCTTGTTCGATATGGCAGGCAATGTGGCCGAATGGACATCTACTATTTATACTGAGGCTGGCGTGGATGCCATGAATGATATCAATCCACAGCTGAAGTATAACGCAGCCAAGGAGGATCCGTATCGCTTGAAGAAGAAGAGCGTGCGTGGAGGTTCTTGGAAAGATCCAGAGAGCTATATTCGTTCTGCATGGCGCTCATCTGAGTATCAGAATCAGCCCCGTTCGTATATCGGATTCCGCTGCGTACGTAGTTTGGCAAATACAACTAGTGACAAAGCACGCCCAGCAAAGGCAAGTGCTAAGAAATCAAGGAAATAACTAAAAACAAGATATAGAATGACAATTTATAGTAAATTCAATATCGTCTATCGCTTACAGAAGTGGATGGATAGTGTTCCAGGACAGACATTCCTGAATTATGCTTACAGTTGGGGAGCTTCTATCGTTATCTTGGGAACACTCTTTAAACTGACCCATCAGCCTGGTGCCAACTTCTTCCTGTTCTTGGGTATGGGCACCGAGGTGTTCGTGTTCTTTATATCGGCATTCGATCGTCCTTTCGACAAGACGGCCGATGGCATGGAGTTGCCTACGCATGTGGGAATGGTGGCCGGTGGTCAGGTACCGGAAGGCAATATTGAAGACCTTGACATCCCCGAGACTCAGGGCAATCAGCCCGCTGCTGCTATTGGTGGCGGTGTAGCAGGTGGCGGTACCATCATCATCGGTGGTGGTGTGGTCGGCGGCGTTGCCGGTGGTCAGCCAGCTGCAGTTGGTTCGGGTGCTGCTGAGGCTGTCAATACAGAAGCGATCGCAGCTGTTTCTTCGTCGGTAGGTACCATGGCTGGCGGTACAGTAGTATCTCCTGCACCTGCTGTCAACCCCGAACTGGAGGAGGCTACTTCAAATTATGTGGATGAACTGAAACGACTCACCGAGATGTTGCAGAAGGTATCCGTGCAGAGCGAGCGGTTGACGCGTGACAGCGAGGAAATGGAAAACCTCAACCGTACACTCACAGGTATCTGCAAGGTTTACGAGATGCAACTTAAGGGCGCTAGTCAACAAATCGGTACTATCGATGAGATCAATGAGCAAACCCGTAAGATGGCTGATCAGATCGTAGAACTCAATAAGATCTATGCTCGCATGATTGAGGCCATGACTGTAAACATGCCTAAAGTGGCCAGCAACGAAGCATAAATGTCTTGCTTTCATCCTACTAAACAGGAAATAATAATCAAGCAATTATGGCAATAAAGAAAAGACCAGTATCTCCGCGCCAAAAGATGATTAACCTGATGTATGTCGTCTTGATGGCAATGCTTGCGCTGAACGTGTCTAACGAGGTGCTCAATGGCTTCTCTATTGTGGAGGAAAGCCTGAATCGCACGACAGCCAACGCATTCAAGGAGAGTGCTGCAATATATGAGGACTTCGAGCAACAGATGCTTGCTAATCCTCAAAAGACGAAGGAGTGGTATGACAAAGCTCAGATGGTAAAGCATATGAGTGACTCGCTCTATAACCTTGCAGCCGAGCTAAAGCTTGCTATTGTGAAGGAAGCAGATGGAGAAGATGGTGATCCGTCAGACATTAAGAATAAGGAGGACCTTGAAGCTGCCAATCAGGTCATGCTCGCTCCTGGTCGTGGACGCGGTGAAGAGTTGCGCCAAGCTATAAATTCTTTCCGTGAACGTATGTTGAAGATGGTGCCCGATCCTGCACAACAGAAAATCATTGAGAGCAATCTGACAACAGAGGTTCCTCGTACAGGACTTGGCAAGAACTGGCAAGAGTATATGTTTGAGTCTATGCCAACGTCGGCAGCAGTGACATTGTTGTCTAAGCTGCAGAGTGATGTGCGTTATGCTGAAACGGAGGTCCTTCATACATTGATTCAGAATGTAGATGTGAAGGATATCCGTGTGAATGCGCTTGATGCTTTTGTGATACCCAACTCGCAGACGAT
Proteins encoded in this region:
- a CDS encoding SUMF1/EgtB/PvdO family nonheme iron enzyme, yielding MKKNVMIVLNAMMVLLLASCFGGKETTSIGGELTGASGRAFSEPAPYGMVLIKRGHLRMGMETVDSLWGKQTPVRDISVEGFWMDDTEITNSEYRQFVNYVRDSIIRERLADPNYGGDESYKIEVDKNDEPVKPHLNWKKSLPRKPNEEELRAMESVYVTNPVTGEKMLDASQMNYRYEVYDYTEAALRRNRLNPEERNLNTDVQANPDEEVWISKDTAYINEEGRIVRETINRPLSGPWDFLNTYIVNIYPDTTCWVNDFPNADNEVYMRNYFSAPAYNDYPVVGVTWEQANAFCAWRTEYLLKGLGAAARYVQRYRLPTEAEWEFAARGKDQNEFPWQNEDVASGKGCFFANFKPDNGNYTKDGNLITSRAGIYSANSNGLFDMAGNVAEWTSTIYTEAGVDAMNDINPQLKYNAAKEDPYRLKKKSVRGGSWKDPESYIRSAWRSSEYQNQPRSYIGFRCVRSLANTTSDKARPAKASAKKSRK
- the gldL gene encoding gliding motility protein GldL, producing MTIYSKFNIVYRLQKWMDSVPGQTFLNYAYSWGASIVILGTLFKLTHQPGANFFLFLGMGTEVFVFFISAFDRPFDKTADGMELPTHVGMVAGGQVPEGNIEDLDIPETQGNQPAAAIGGGVAGGGTIIIGGGVVGGVAGGQPAAVGSGAAEAVNTEAIAAVSSSVGTMAGGTVVSPAPAVNPELEEATSNYVDELKRLTEMLQKVSVQSERLTRDSEEMENLNRTLTGICKVYEMQLKGASQQIGTIDEINEQTRKMADQIVELNKIYARMIEAMTVNMPKVASNEA